In Verrucomicrobiia bacterium, one genomic interval encodes:
- a CDS encoding FGGY-family carbohydrate kinase, whose protein sequence is MAKLFLGIDSSTQSLSAVIIDYDTRKVVYEKSLNFDSALPDYGTQNGVLPHRDPLVKHSSPLLWAEALDMLFAQMQKDGVALGEVLAISGSGQQHGSVYLNAGAAEAFAKLGKARSLVGGLRGVFSRRTSPIWMDSSTAEECAEVRAKLGGIKATAQKTGSDTFERFTGPQIRKFYKQDREAYHHTAHIALVSSFMASILAGKIAPIDHGDGAGMNLMDIRAKTWHADALKATAPGLRRKLPPLAPSSQLIGRVCPYFTRKYGLNPEAQVQVWSGDNPCSVIGLGLVSEGRVAISLGTSDTYFGSMKRCRTDEHGEGHVFGSPNGDYMTLICFKNGSLAREKVRELYGIKTWEAFGKALAATPVGNNGAILLPWFEAEIVPRVNTPLLHRFDLNEKDAAAHCRAIAEAQMMSMRLHSRWMKVKPECIYATGGASTNIPLLQVMADVMNCPVVRIEVSKSAALGAGIRAAHGWLLANGKKPKWEEVVRGFADPIPKSEIRPQPKAVAIYDKLIEKYAACEAAALKTARC, encoded by the coding sequence ATGGCTAAGCTATTCCTTGGGATCGATTCCAGCACGCAGAGCCTCAGCGCCGTGATCATTGATTACGACACGCGCAAAGTGGTTTACGAAAAGTCACTCAACTTCGACAGCGCATTGCCGGACTACGGAACGCAGAACGGAGTGTTGCCGCATCGTGATCCGCTCGTGAAGCACAGTTCACCGCTCCTGTGGGCGGAGGCCCTGGACATGCTGTTTGCGCAGATGCAAAAGGATGGCGTTGCGCTCGGCGAAGTTCTCGCCATCAGCGGCAGCGGCCAGCAGCACGGCTCGGTGTATCTGAACGCTGGCGCCGCTGAAGCGTTCGCCAAGTTGGGCAAAGCCAGGAGCCTCGTCGGAGGATTGCGCGGGGTCTTTTCGCGACGCACCTCGCCAATCTGGATGGATTCCTCAACGGCTGAAGAATGCGCTGAGGTTCGCGCGAAGCTTGGGGGCATCAAGGCAACGGCACAGAAAACAGGGTCGGACACCTTTGAACGATTCACGGGCCCGCAGATTCGAAAGTTCTACAAACAGGATCGCGAAGCCTACCACCACACCGCGCACATCGCGCTCGTCAGCTCCTTCATGGCTTCGATCCTCGCCGGAAAAATCGCGCCCATCGACCACGGGGACGGCGCGGGCATGAACCTCATGGACATCCGCGCGAAGACCTGGCACGCGGATGCATTGAAGGCGACAGCCCCGGGACTGCGCAGGAAGCTGCCGCCGCTCGCGCCGTCGTCGCAGTTGATCGGGCGCGTCTGTCCTTACTTCACGCGGAAGTATGGATTGAATCCGGAAGCGCAGGTGCAGGTTTGGTCCGGGGACAATCCCTGCAGCGTGATTGGTTTGGGCCTTGTGAGCGAGGGCAGGGTGGCCATCAGCCTGGGAACCAGCGACACGTATTTTGGATCCATGAAACGCTGCCGGACGGACGAGCACGGGGAAGGGCATGTATTCGGGTCGCCAAACGGGGATTACATGACGCTGATCTGTTTCAAGAACGGGTCCCTTGCACGCGAAAAGGTGAGGGAGCTGTACGGCATCAAAACCTGGGAGGCGTTTGGCAAGGCGCTGGCCGCCACTCCGGTCGGCAACAACGGGGCGATCCTGCTGCCGTGGTTTGAGGCCGAGATCGTGCCGCGGGTAAACACGCCGCTGCTGCATCGTTTTGATCTCAACGAGAAGGACGCGGCGGCACATTGCCGGGCAATAGCGGAGGCGCAGATGATGTCGATGCGATTGCATTCTCGCTGGATGAAGGTGAAGCCGGAATGCATTTACGCGACGGGCGGCGCGTCCACGAACATTCCTTTGCTGCAGGTGATGGCCGATGTGATGAATTGCCCGGTCGTACGAATTGAAGTTTCAAAAAGCGCGGCATTGGGCGCTGGGATTCGCGCGGCGCACGGCTGGCTGCTCGCGAATGGCAAGAAGCCGAAATGGGAGGAAGTTGTCCGCGGTTTTGCCGATCCCATCCCCAAATCCGAAATTCGGCCACAACCGAAAGCCGTGGCGATTTACGACAAGCTGATTGAAAAGTACGCGGCGTGTGAAGCGGCCGCGCTGAAGACCGCGAGGTGTTGA
- a CDS encoding heavy metal translocating P-type ATPase has product MSQTNEPPVPPENGNCLARSVAQAMGEEPTLEAVTIDRARQKISVATLGRTDEPRVTGTVSDTIQRAYESSREHHCMLIEGEGKCATCGAPLSEEQQRRISIEHHGDQTTISRVTCPTAPKFWRWRDIPWPKVVQRDVEFVEDEEHAEHHINEWKAQLALAAACGVLGLLAAYVVPAAWRVPVFLLSYLAGAWFPAEEVWERLRQRAIDVHFLMLAVAAGSASIGAWGEGATLLFLFSLSGALEHFALGRTQKEIRSLFRDAPKTALVIERNGTESEVPVESLQVGMRLLVKPGSQFPVDAEITRGNTAADESNLTGEAIPVDKAVGDAVLAGTMNLWGAVEVIVQKPAAQSALQKIIRLIREAQHQKAPAQQFTDKFSTYYTYFALGLSVVMFFVWWLALGLEPFTSAGETRSAFYRTMTLLVVASPCALVLSIPSAVLAAIAWGARQGILFRGGAAVEKLASVDVVALDKTGTLTTGELRVEKVESFPAGNEGEVARLAFSLERLSTHPLARAITRYGKQQQLAPLDLKEFASVTGQGLRARHAENLCLLGRRDWVLSQSDPGSAPEQPAASAPGFSEIWAAAGTLLGRIILRDDVRPQARAVMQQLKKEGLRTVVLTGDRQATASHLKTELQLDDVRAELTPEQKVGAIQGLTEEGRKVAMVGDGVNDAPSLAAAFIGVAMGARGSDAALEQADVVLMHDRLENFLAAFRLSQRARAIIRQNLVVSLGTVAVLVVFAIIGKIPLTLGVIGHEGSTVIVVMNSLRLLFGANHLKDEA; this is encoded by the coding sequence ATGAGCCAAACGAACGAACCGCCAGTGCCGCCGGAAAACGGGAACTGCCTGGCACGTTCTGTCGCGCAGGCCATGGGTGAAGAGCCAACCCTCGAGGCGGTCACGATCGACCGCGCCCGCCAGAAGATCTCGGTCGCCACGCTTGGCAGGACCGACGAACCCCGCGTCACGGGCACCGTCTCGGACACCATTCAACGGGCATATGAATCAAGCCGGGAACATCATTGCATGTTGATCGAAGGCGAGGGGAAGTGTGCCACGTGCGGCGCGCCGCTTTCGGAGGAACAACAGCGCCGTATTTCCATTGAGCATCATGGAGATCAAACGACGATATCGCGCGTCACCTGTCCCACGGCTCCGAAGTTCTGGCGATGGCGCGATATCCCGTGGCCGAAGGTCGTTCAACGTGATGTTGAATTTGTTGAGGATGAGGAACACGCCGAACACCACATCAACGAATGGAAGGCGCAACTTGCGCTGGCAGCCGCGTGCGGCGTGCTCGGGCTGCTGGCGGCCTATGTCGTGCCTGCCGCCTGGCGGGTTCCGGTTTTCCTGCTGAGCTACCTGGCGGGCGCGTGGTTTCCAGCGGAGGAAGTCTGGGAGCGGTTGCGTCAGCGCGCCATCGACGTCCATTTCCTCATGCTTGCTGTCGCCGCGGGCAGCGCCAGCATTGGAGCGTGGGGCGAAGGCGCAACGCTGCTGTTTTTGTTTTCGCTCTCAGGCGCGCTGGAGCATTTCGCCCTGGGCCGCACGCAGAAGGAGATCCGTTCGCTGTTCCGTGACGCTCCGAAAACGGCCCTCGTGATTGAGCGAAATGGAACCGAGTCGGAGGTGCCAGTCGAGTCGCTGCAAGTCGGGATGCGCCTTCTCGTCAAACCAGGCTCCCAGTTCCCCGTCGACGCTGAAATTACGCGCGGCAACACCGCGGCCGATGAATCGAATCTCACGGGCGAAGCAATTCCGGTCGACAAAGCGGTGGGCGACGCCGTGCTGGCGGGCACGATGAACCTTTGGGGTGCGGTGGAAGTCATCGTGCAGAAGCCCGCCGCCCAGAGTGCGCTGCAGAAGATCATTCGATTGATTCGTGAAGCGCAGCACCAGAAAGCGCCCGCGCAACAATTCACGGACAAGTTCAGCACCTATTATACGTACTTCGCGCTCGGCCTTTCCGTCGTGATGTTTTTCGTTTGGTGGCTGGCATTGGGACTCGAACCGTTCACTTCCGCTGGAGAAACCCGCAGTGCCTTCTATCGCACCATGACGTTGCTGGTCGTGGCGTCGCCCTGCGCGCTCGTGCTCTCGATTCCTTCAGCGGTGCTCGCCGCGATTGCGTGGGGCGCGCGTCAGGGGATTTTGTTTCGCGGGGGCGCCGCCGTTGAGAAGCTGGCGAGCGTTGACGTGGTCGCTTTGGATAAGACGGGAACGTTGACCACGGGGGAGTTGCGCGTGGAGAAGGTAGAGAGTTTCCCGGCGGGGAATGAAGGCGAAGTCGCGCGGCTCGCATTCTCGCTGGAACGTCTTTCCACGCATCCACTCGCCCGCGCCATCACCCGTTACGGCAAGCAGCAGCAACTCGCGCCGCTGGACCTGAAGGAGTTCGCGTCGGTTACGGGACAGGGACTGCGGGCGCGTCATGCAGAAAACCTGTGCCTGCTCGGACGGCGCGATTGGGTGTTAAGTCAAAGTGACCCTGGTAGCGCCCCGGAACAACCCGCTGCAAGCGCCCCAGGTTTTTCGGAAATCTGGGCGGCAGCGGGAACGCTGCTTGGAAGAATCATTCTGCGCGATGACGTCCGGCCTCAGGCGCGTGCGGTCATGCAGCAGTTGAAGAAAGAAGGGTTGCGGACTGTCGTGCTGACAGGTGACCGGCAGGCCACCGCCAGTCATTTGAAAACTGAACTGCAGTTGGACGACGTGCGGGCTGAATTGACACCCGAGCAGAAGGTCGGCGCCATCCAGGGTCTCACGGAAGAAGGGCGGAAGGTGGCAATGGTGGGCGATGGCGTGAACGATGCCCCGAGCCTGGCTGCGGCGTTCATCGGCGTTGCCATGGGCGCGCGCGGATCGGATGCCGCGCTGGAGCAGGCTGACGTGGTGCTGATGCATGACCGGCTGGAAAATTTTCTCGCCGCTTTTCGCCTCAGCCAGCGCGCGCGTGCGATCATCCGCCAAAACCTCGTGGTGTCGCTCGGGACAGTCGCAGTGCTCGTGGTATTCGCCATCATCGGAAAAATTCCGCTGACGCTCGGGGTCATCGGCCACGAAGGCAGCACCGTGATTGTAGTCATGAACAGCTTGCGGCTCCTGTTTGGCGCCAACCACCTGAAGGACGAAGCCTAA
- a CDS encoding response regulator transcription factor produces MGTPSNGGSDAMNADGARSLRVWLVDDSENFRVLLAALLEDESGFKCERQFPDAESVLEALGSGHGPDVILLDVRMPGMGGVAAVAPIRELAPATRVLMLTTFGNEEARAQTLHDGATDFLLKSYSVQEIAERVRSAMTFPLEASAIHAHAAVKTEAIEHRDGSPTVHRAIPKHKCRSNRLVRGFQCVRGWLAVFAR; encoded by the coding sequence ATGGGGACGCCCTCGAACGGAGGGTCGGACGCGATGAATGCGGATGGCGCCCGTAGCCTTCGAGTTTGGCTCGTGGACGACAGCGAAAACTTTCGCGTGCTATTGGCCGCGTTGCTCGAGGACGAGAGCGGGTTCAAATGTGAACGGCAGTTCCCTGATGCGGAGTCGGTATTGGAAGCCCTCGGATCAGGTCACGGACCCGACGTGATTCTGTTGGATGTGCGCATGCCAGGCATGGGCGGGGTGGCGGCAGTGGCGCCGATTCGTGAACTCGCTCCGGCGACACGTGTCCTGATGTTGACCACATTTGGCAATGAGGAAGCGCGTGCCCAGACTCTGCACGATGGTGCCACGGACTTTTTATTGAAGAGCTACTCTGTCCAGGAGATCGCTGAACGGGTGCGATCGGCGATGACATTTCCGCTCGAGGCATCTGCCATCCATGCGCATGCCGCCGTCAAAACTGAAGCGATTGAACACCGTGACGGTTCGCCAACGGTGCACCGCGCAATCCCGAAGCATAAATGCCGGAGCAACCGTCTCGTGCGCGGCTTCCAATGCGTTCGTGGCTGGCTTGCGGTGTTTGCAAGGTGA
- a CDS encoding DUF748 domain-containing protein encodes MAQTAGAKVKSRWHSIAVWLRWTIVSLVVLIVAARLALPHVVKRYVNQQLNTIPEYRGSVADIDMQLIRGAYKIKGLKLEKVEGQVPVPFLSIPEVDLSVQWKELFHGSLVGEVELHRPQLNFVNGPSETEQQTGVGEEGKRSLESLFPFNLNRFQVNNGDIRFRDFHREPKVDIYITNLYATATNLTNSREVKDRLPAGVVARGKTIGDGEFDLVLRLNPLEKQPTFELAAGVTNVNLVALNDFMRAYGKFDVQSGTFQLFTEVAAADGRYEGYVKPFFQDLDIFDWDKERKKNVLQKFWQAIVAGVGALFKNQPENQLATRIPLQGNFEKTDIDVWATIGGILRNAFVRALLPKVDETIGVEEVESRTDASGNKDP; translated from the coding sequence ATGGCGCAGACAGCAGGAGCGAAGGTGAAATCCCGGTGGCATTCCATCGCAGTCTGGCTGCGGTGGACGATTGTCTCCCTGGTTGTATTGATCGTCGCCGCACGCCTCGCTTTGCCGCATGTGGTGAAGCGTTATGTCAACCAGCAGCTGAACACGATTCCCGAATACCGCGGCAGCGTCGCAGACATCGACATGCAACTGATCCGCGGTGCTTACAAAATCAAGGGGCTCAAGCTAGAGAAAGTTGAAGGTCAGGTCCCCGTTCCCTTTTTGAGCATTCCCGAAGTTGATCTTTCAGTCCAATGGAAGGAACTTTTTCACGGGTCGCTTGTCGGCGAAGTGGAACTGCATCGACCCCAGCTCAACTTCGTAAATGGTCCCTCGGAAACAGAGCAACAAACGGGCGTCGGCGAGGAAGGCAAGCGCAGCCTCGAAAGTTTATTTCCGTTTAACCTCAATCGTTTTCAGGTCAACAACGGCGACATCCGTTTCCGGGATTTTCATCGCGAACCCAAGGTCGATATCTACATAACCAACCTGTACGCCACGGCCACGAACCTCACGAACTCCCGTGAAGTGAAGGATCGCCTCCCGGCGGGCGTGGTCGCGCGCGGAAAAACCATCGGCGATGGCGAGTTCGATCTCGTCCTGCGACTGAACCCGTTGGAGAAGCAGCCCACGTTCGAGCTCGCGGCCGGGGTCACAAACGTGAACCTGGTTGCGCTGAACGATTTCATGCGCGCCTACGGAAAGTTCGACGTCCAAAGCGGCACGTTCCAGCTCTTCACCGAGGTTGCCGCCGCCGACGGCCGTTACGAAGGCTATGTGAAACCGTTCTTCCAGGACCTCGACATCTTCGATTGGGACAAGGAGCGCAAGAAGAACGTGCTGCAGAAATTCTGGCAGGCAATCGTTGCCGGAGTCGGCGCTCTGTTTAAAAACCAGCCTGAAAATCAACTCGCAACGCGAATCCCCCTGCAGGGGAACTTCGAGAAAACGGACATCGATGTCTGGGCAACAATCGGCGGGATTCTGCGCAACGCATTTGTTCGCGCGCTCCTGCCCAAGGTCGACGAAACCATCGGCGTCGAAGAGGTCGAATCCAGGACGGATGCCAGCGGGAACAAGGATCCCTGA
- a CDS encoding response regulator, which translates to MNKAVSENDWETQGSHSKWIVVDDNRGILQVISTMMELLTDAEILCFESAEDALKAFEIQPEEVSLVITDLEMPGMNGLELCHAIRAIRRDAKVVLMTGNHTAMDTASARLIGFAALLYKPFLPVDLRNLLDSVGVLNGHSSNCEQSYARPR; encoded by the coding sequence GTGAATAAAGCAGTGTCCGAGAACGATTGGGAGACACAAGGCAGCCATTCCAAATGGATTGTCGTCGACGATAACCGCGGCATCCTTCAAGTGATCTCCACGATGATGGAATTGCTGACGGACGCTGAGATCTTGTGTTTCGAATCCGCAGAAGATGCGCTCAAGGCTTTCGAAATCCAGCCCGAGGAGGTCTCGCTTGTCATTACCGATCTAGAAATGCCAGGCATGAACGGCTTGGAATTGTGCCACGCCATCCGCGCCATTCGCCGGGACGCAAAGGTCGTCTTGATGACGGGTAATCATACTGCGATGGACACCGCGTCGGCGCGGCTGATCGGCTTTGCAGCCCTCCTGTATAAACCGTTCCTTCCGGTCGACCTCCGCAATCTGCTCGACAGCGTTGGCGTCCTGAACGGGCATTCTTCGAATTGCGAGCAAAGCTACGCCCGGCCGCGTTGA
- a CDS encoding EF-hand domain-containing protein: MKTESHVTLFNAGSRLTRAALWLEVATHMKLHTTIVMAALALAATATPLLAQDEPGNGPRPRQGGPDGGPRPPMPIIAVLDANHDGTIDASEIDNAPAALRSLDKNGDGSLTRQELRPPRPEGAGRPDGERPRREGRPGGPRPGNRPPQTDARNR, translated from the coding sequence ATGAAAACCGAAAGCCACGTAACGCTGTTCAATGCCGGGTCACGACTGACCCGCGCAGCGCTATGGCTGGAGGTCGCAACACATATGAAACTCCATACTACAATCGTAATGGCCGCGCTCGCCCTCGCCGCAACCGCAACCCCATTGCTCGCGCAGGACGAGCCGGGCAATGGACCTCGTCCGCGGCAAGGCGGGCCAGACGGTGGCCCCCGCCCTCCCATGCCTATCATCGCCGTCCTTGATGCCAACCACGATGGAACGATCGACGCCAGCGAAATTGACAACGCGCCTGCAGCGTTGCGATCGCTGGACAAGAACGGCGACGGCAGCCTGACGCGCCAGGAACTTCGCCCACCGCGTCCGGAAGGAGCCGGCCGCCCCGATGGAGAACGCCCCCGTCGCGAAGGCCGGCCGGGTGGTCCGCGCCCTGGCAATCGCCCCCCGCAAACTGACGCCCGGAATCGCTAA
- a CDS encoding phosphoenolpyruvate carboxykinase (GTP), producing the protein MSHSIRDSVYHRKLLSWINEMTALCTPDDVVWCSGSTEEHNALCESLVRTGSFVRLDPAKRPRSYLVRSHPSDVARLEDRTFICTAESESAGPTNRWADPAAMRLKLLELFKGSMRGRKMYIVPFAMGPLDSPLCKVGVQLTDSPYVVASTYIMARMGTAVLQKLGSHGPFVPCLHSVGAPLLPGATDTPWPCEPDPQRKYIAHFPEEPSVWSYGSGYGGNALLGKKCLALRIASFMARHEGWLAEHMLILGLTSPNGRKHYIAAAFPSACGKTNLAMMEPSLPGWKVTTVGDDIAWMRIGCDGRLYAVNPEIGFFGVAPGTSARSNPHALAACRQNTIFTNVVQTADNDVWWEDMGTPAPSAGIDWQGDLWSPTCGRKGAHPNSRFTAPAAQCPVIDPDWQKPEGVPISAILFGGRRARTIPLVCEALNWEHGVFLGSTCGSETTAAAAGKTGVVRRDPFAMLPFCGYHMGDYFAHWLSFPNRTSRTALPKIFFVNWFRKDAEGQWLWPGYGENSRVLEWICRRIEGSAEAELTPMGRIPAEGDLNLSGLKISHSHIRELLAVDTAGWQREVASISAFYDSLGDRLPEGLRDQLSDLAHRLGISGAAVSREGIVSRPTASSSSI; encoded by the coding sequence ATGAGCCACTCGATTCGAGATTCCGTTTACCATCGCAAACTTCTGTCATGGATCAATGAAATGACCGCGCTCTGCACACCCGATGATGTCGTGTGGTGCAGCGGCTCGACGGAGGAGCACAATGCTTTGTGTGAATCGCTCGTGCGGACGGGAAGTTTTGTGCGCCTCGATCCCGCGAAGCGCCCCAGATCCTATCTGGTGCGCTCGCATCCCAGTGATGTGGCGCGATTGGAAGACCGCACTTTCATCTGCACAGCCGAATCGGAATCAGCAGGGCCAACGAATCGCTGGGCGGACCCCGCCGCGATGCGACTCAAACTCCTTGAGCTCTTCAAAGGGTCCATGCGCGGCCGGAAAATGTACATTGTTCCATTTGCGATGGGACCGTTGGATTCTCCGCTGTGCAAGGTCGGCGTTCAATTGACGGATTCGCCCTATGTGGTCGCAAGCACATACATCATGGCGCGGATGGGCACGGCTGTGCTGCAGAAACTCGGAAGTCATGGACCGTTCGTGCCCTGCCTGCACTCGGTGGGTGCGCCGCTTTTGCCAGGCGCAACCGACACACCCTGGCCGTGCGAACCGGATCCCCAACGCAAATACATCGCGCACTTTCCAGAGGAACCATCCGTGTGGTCCTACGGTTCCGGTTATGGCGGCAATGCGTTGCTTGGGAAAAAGTGCCTGGCGTTGCGCATCGCATCCTTCATGGCGCGCCATGAAGGGTGGCTCGCCGAACACATGTTGATCCTTGGCCTGACATCCCCCAACGGACGGAAGCATTACATTGCGGCTGCATTTCCGAGCGCCTGCGGGAAGACCAACCTCGCCATGATGGAACCCTCGTTGCCCGGCTGGAAAGTGACGACCGTCGGCGATGACATCGCGTGGATGCGCATTGGCTGCGATGGCAGATTGTATGCGGTGAATCCGGAAATTGGATTTTTTGGAGTCGCTCCAGGCACGTCCGCCCGATCCAATCCCCATGCTCTTGCTGCATGCCGTCAGAATACGATTTTCACCAACGTCGTTCAAACGGCAGACAACGACGTTTGGTGGGAAGACATGGGCACTCCCGCACCCTCCGCCGGGATTGATTGGCAGGGTGATCTGTGGTCGCCAACGTGCGGACGCAAGGGCGCCCATCCGAACTCCAGGTTTACGGCGCCCGCGGCGCAGTGTCCCGTCATTGACCCCGATTGGCAAAAGCCGGAAGGCGTTCCAATCTCCGCGATCCTGTTTGGCGGCCGTCGCGCGAGGACCATCCCCCTGGTTTGCGAAGCACTCAATTGGGAGCACGGCGTGTTTTTGGGTTCCACGTGCGGATCCGAAACCACAGCCGCGGCTGCAGGGAAAACGGGGGTCGTGCGGCGGGATCCATTCGCGATGCTCCCATTTTGCGGCTATCACATGGGGGATTATTTCGCGCACTGGCTGTCGTTTCCAAATCGCACCTCGCGCACCGCCCTTCCGAAGATTTTCTTTGTGAACTGGTTTCGAAAAGATGCCGAAGGCCAGTGGCTCTGGCCCGGCTATGGCGAAAACAGCCGCGTGCTCGAATGGATCTGCCGCCGCATTGAAGGCAGCGCTGAAGCGGAACTCACTCCGATGGGCCGCATTCCTGCCGAAGGCGATCTGAATCTCTCTGGGCTGAAAATTTCCCATTCACATATTCGCGAGTTACTCGCGGTCGATACAGCGGGCTGGCAACGGGAAGTGGCGTCGATCAGCGCGTTCTACGATTCACTGGGCGATCGGCTGCCGGAAGGTCTGCGCGATCAATTATCCGATCTGGCACATCGTCTTGGCATAAGCGGAGCCGCGGTCTCTCGCGAGGGAATCGTTTCCCGTCCCACCGCCTCTTCATCTTCAATTTGA
- a CDS encoding FAD-linked oxidase C-terminal domain-containing protein — protein sequence MALAPSSLNALRELLGTENVLTEPEDLIPYSFDGTAALKQMPGCVAFVRTTEQISAVLRHANAARLPVVTRGSGTGLSGGSLPSPDCLVLCLVRMDRILELDTANLTLLVEAGVTTLQVANAAEHAGLFYPPDPGSMKISTIGGNVAENSGGLRGLKYGVTRNYVMGLEVVLPNGEIMWTGNKCVKDVAGYSLRDLFIGSEGTLGVITKVLLKLIPRPAAKKTLLVTFAQMDHAAQTVSDIIAEPIIPCTLEFLDRTTIQCVEEYAKIGLPRDCGALLLMESDGHPAAVAGEAAQMESIARSNGALEIRIATDDADAAQLATARRSAFSALARVAPTTILEDVTVPRSELAKMVRFVEATARKHQLRVGTFGHMGDGNLHPTFLIDERNSDEMHRVEEAFQELFAEAIRLGGTITGEHGIGVAKKRFLRQFAGDAQMRVMQEFRRAMDPNGILNPGKMF from the coding sequence ATGGCACTCGCGCCCAGTTCGCTAAACGCTCTCCGGGAACTTCTCGGCACCGAAAATGTGCTCACCGAGCCAGAGGATCTCATCCCGTATTCGTTCGATGGAACCGCTGCGCTCAAGCAGATGCCGGGATGCGTTGCGTTTGTTCGCACCACCGAGCAGATCAGTGCGGTCCTGAGGCATGCGAACGCAGCACGCCTGCCCGTCGTCACACGGGGTTCGGGCACCGGCCTCAGCGGTGGAAGCCTGCCGTCTCCGGATTGCCTTGTGTTGTGCCTCGTCCGCATGGATCGGATCCTCGAGCTCGATACCGCCAATCTGACGCTGCTGGTTGAAGCGGGCGTCACGACGTTGCAGGTGGCCAATGCAGCCGAACACGCAGGTTTGTTTTATCCACCCGATCCGGGATCGATGAAGATCTCAACCATCGGCGGGAACGTGGCCGAAAATTCAGGCGGGTTGCGCGGATTGAAATACGGTGTCACGCGGAATTACGTCATGGGACTCGAAGTGGTGCTGCCCAACGGCGAAATAATGTGGACCGGAAACAAGTGCGTCAAAGACGTTGCGGGTTACTCACTGCGTGATCTGTTCATTGGCTCGGAAGGTACGCTCGGTGTGATCACCAAGGTGCTCTTGAAATTGATTCCCCGGCCCGCGGCGAAGAAGACGCTGCTCGTTACCTTCGCTCAAATGGACCACGCCGCCCAGACCGTTTCCGATATCATCGCTGAGCCAATTATTCCATGCACACTCGAGTTTCTCGATCGCACTACCATCCAATGTGTGGAGGAATACGCGAAGATCGGACTGCCGCGGGATTGCGGCGCTCTGTTGCTGATGGAATCCGACGGCCATCCCGCAGCCGTGGCCGGCGAAGCGGCGCAAATGGAATCCATTGCACGCTCAAACGGTGCGCTGGAAATTCGGATCGCGACCGATGATGCCGATGCCGCGCAGCTTGCAACCGCACGCCGCAGCGCGTTCTCAGCCCTCGCCCGGGTCGCGCCAACGACCATTCTCGAAGACGTCACAGTTCCGCGCAGCGAGCTGGCTAAAATGGTTCGATTCGTCGAGGCCACAGCGCGCAAGCATCAGCTGCGGGTCGGAACGTTCGGGCACATGGGAGATGGCAACCTGCATCCGACGTTCCTCATTGATGAGCGAAACTCCGATGAAATGCATCGCGTCGAGGAAGCGTTCCAGGAATTGTTTGCGGAAGCGATCCGTTTGGGGGGAACGATCACGGGCGAACACGGAATCGGCGTTGCGAAAAAGAGGTTTCTTCGCCAGTTCGCGGGTGACGCCCAGATGCGTGTCATGCAGGAATTCCGGCGGGCAATGGATCCGAACGGCATTTTGAATCCAGGGAAGATGTTTTAG
- a CDS encoding DUF2835 domain-containing protein codes for MHRYEFELSISPDEFLEYYRGGVRHAVGVSRSGQRVQFPASLLQRFITPDGIRGTFVLTCDENHKNPRLEKLH; via the coding sequence ATGCATCGCTACGAATTCGAACTGAGCATCTCGCCTGATGAGTTTCTCGAGTACTATCGTGGAGGAGTTCGCCATGCAGTCGGCGTGAGTCGATCCGGCCAGCGCGTGCAATTCCCGGCCTCGCTTCTCCAACGCTTTATAACCCCGGACGGCATTCGCGGAACGTTCGTGCTCACATGCGATGAGAACCACAAAAATCCGCGACTTGAAAAGCTTCATTGA